The proteins below come from a single Parageobacillus thermoglucosidasius genomic window:
- the spo0A gene encoding sporulation transcription factor Spo0A yields the protein MKIKVCIADDNRELVNLLEEYISSQSDMEVIGTAYNGQDCLYMLEEKQPDVLLLDIIMPHLDGLAVLEKIRAKREKQPSVIMLTAFGQEDVTKKAVELGASYFILKPFDMENLVYHIRQVHGKTAPMVKKAASAYQTRDNRPKNLDASITSIIHEIGVPAHIKGYLYLREAIAMVYNDIELLGAITKVLYPDIAKKYNTTASRVERAIRHAIEVAWSRGNLESISSLFGYTVSVSKAKPTNSEFIAMVADKLRLEHKAS from the coding sequence TTGAAAATTAAAGTATGTATTGCGGACGATAACCGTGAGTTAGTGAATTTGCTCGAAGAATATATTTCCAGCCAAAGCGACATGGAAGTGATCGGGACTGCTTATAATGGCCAAGATTGCTTATATATGCTCGAGGAAAAACAACCGGATGTGTTATTGTTAGACATTATTATGCCTCATTTAGATGGATTGGCCGTATTGGAAAAAATTCGTGCGAAGCGGGAAAAACAACCGAGCGTGATCATGCTGACAGCATTTGGCCAAGAAGATGTAACGAAAAAAGCGGTTGAACTTGGCGCCTCTTATTTTATTTTAAAACCGTTTGACATGGAAAATTTAGTGTATCATATCCGCCAAGTGCATGGAAAAACGGCACCAATGGTGAAAAAAGCGGCGTCTGCCTACCAAACGCGGGATAACAGGCCGAAAAATCTGGACGCAAGCATTACGAGCATCATTCATGAAATCGGCGTTCCGGCGCATATTAAAGGATATTTATATTTACGTGAAGCGATCGCCATGGTGTATAACGATATTGAATTGCTCGGCGCAATTACGAAAGTGCTTTACCCGGACATTGCCAAAAAATATAACACAACGGCCAGCCGTGTCGAGCGGGCGATCCGCCATGCGATTGAAGTCGCTTGGAGCCGCGGCAATCTCGAATCGATTTCTTCCTTATTCGGCTACACCGTCAGCGTGTCGAAAGCCAAACCGACAAACAGCGAATTCATCGCGATGGTCGCCGATAAGTTAAGATTAGAGCATAAAGCTTCTTAA
- the ahrC gene encoding transcriptional regulator AhrC/ArgR — protein MNKGQRHIKIREIIMNHEIETQDELVDMLKKAGFNVTQATVSRDIKELQLVKVPMANGRYKYSLPSDHRFNPTQKLKRALMDAFVKLDGAGNLLVLKTLPGNAHAIGALLDNLDWNEIVGTICGDDTCLIICRTAEDAERVSGQLLGML, from the coding sequence TTGAATAAAGGGCAAAGGCATATTAAAATTCGCGAAATTATTATGAATCATGAAATTGAGACGCAAGACGAGCTTGTGGATATGCTGAAAAAGGCGGGATTTAATGTCACGCAAGCCACTGTTTCCAGAGATATTAAAGAACTGCAGCTCGTCAAAGTGCCGATGGCCAATGGCCGCTATAAATATAGCCTTCCTTCCGATCATCGCTTTAATCCTACGCAAAAATTAAAGCGTGCGTTAATGGATGCGTTTGTCAAGCTGGATGGAGCTGGCAATTTGCTCGTCTTAAAAACATTGCCGGGCAATGCGCACGCCATTGGCGCTTTGCTTGATAATTTAGATTGGAACGAAATCGTCGGAACGATTTGCGGTGATGACACTTGCCTTATTATTTGTCGCACAGCTGAAGATGCCGAAAGGGTTTCCGGGCAATTGTTAGGAATGCTTTAA
- a CDS encoding TlyA family RNA methyltransferase: MKGKKERLDVLLVQRGLIETREKAKRAIMAGLVYANEVRLDKPGEKVPVDIPLTVKGEVLPYVSRGGLKLEKALRLFDVSVQDKIVLDIGASTGGFTDCALQHGAKLSYALDVGYNQLAWKLRQDERVVVMERTNFRYVTPDYFTKGLPQFATIDVSFISLKLILPVLKMVIVPGSDVVALVKPQFEAGREKVGKKGIVRDPDVHEEVLTSIIDFALSEGFDAMNLSHSPITGGDGNIEFLLHLRFEGGKEIGENRLPKSVSEVVKEAHLQLKTRE, encoded by the coding sequence ATGAAAGGGAAAAAAGAACGACTGGATGTTTTACTTGTGCAACGAGGCTTAATCGAGACGCGTGAAAAAGCCAAACGGGCGATTATGGCTGGGCTTGTGTATGCAAACGAAGTCCGGCTAGACAAGCCGGGCGAAAAAGTTCCCGTAGATATCCCGTTAACGGTAAAAGGAGAGGTGCTTCCGTATGTTAGCCGCGGCGGTTTGAAGCTCGAAAAAGCGCTGCGCCTGTTTGATGTTAGCGTCCAAGATAAAATTGTTTTGGACATAGGGGCATCTACGGGAGGGTTTACCGATTGTGCGTTGCAACATGGCGCGAAGCTGTCGTACGCGCTTGATGTCGGCTATAATCAGCTGGCATGGAAGCTGCGCCAGGATGAGCGCGTCGTTGTGATGGAGCGGACGAATTTCCGGTACGTCACGCCCGATTATTTTACGAAAGGGCTTCCACAATTTGCAACGATCGATGTCTCCTTTATTTCACTAAAACTAATATTACCTGTATTAAAGATGGTGATTGTCCCCGGAAGCGATGTGGTCGCTCTTGTCAAGCCGCAATTCGAAGCGGGCAGGGAAAAAGTCGGCAAAAAAGGCATCGTTCGCGACCCGGACGTGCATGAGGAAGTGTTAACGTCCATCATCGACTTTGCGCTGAGCGAAGGGTTTGATGCCATGAATTTATCGCACTCTCCGATTACCGGCGGTGACGGAAATATTGAATTTTTGCTTCACCTCCGCTTTGAAGGCGGCAAAGAAATAGGGGAAAATCGCCTGCCGAAATCAGTCAGCGAGGTAGTGAAAGAAGCCCATTTGCAGCTGAAAACCCGGGAATAA
- the recN gene encoding DNA repair protein RecN — translation MLAELSIKNFAIIESLSVSFDKGLTVLTGETGAGKSIIIDAIQLLIGGRGSAEFVRYGEEKAEIEGLFLLDNENHPCYDKCAEVGIDISEGMVVLRREIFANGKSVCRVNGKLVTTAILRDIGSTLVDIHGQHEHQELMDPSRHLPLLDEYGGEEIAAALEEYRAVYEKYEQLRKKLKKLNENEQQMAHRLDLLTFQLDEIQKANLQVNEDEQLMEEKVKIMNFQKIYEALKHSYEALSGEHRGLDWIGLAMSHLEDVTSISPALKEAYETIANSYYLLEDITYKLSDELEQLEYDPARLDFIESRLSEINQLKRKYGATIEEILQYAEKIAEEIDELQHRETHIHELQKELKSVTEDLLIEAKNVTNVRQKYAKMLINHIHQELKDLYMEKTQFDIVFTKREGTLDAPLLDGVPVNFHEDGVDEVEFYISTNVGEPLKPLAKIASGGELSRIMLALKSIFSKHQGVTSIIFDEVDTGVSGRVAQAIAEKIYRVSIGSQVLCISHLPQVAAMADTHLFIAKETDGNRTRTSVKTLSDEEKVKEIGRMISGVEITELTKQHAKELLELAAKIKG, via the coding sequence TTGCTTGCGGAATTATCCATAAAAAATTTTGCGATTATTGAATCGTTGTCGGTTTCGTTTGACAAAGGGCTGACCGTGCTGACCGGGGAAACAGGAGCGGGGAAGTCGATTATTATTGACGCCATCCAGCTGCTGATCGGCGGGCGCGGTTCGGCGGAATTTGTCCGCTATGGGGAAGAAAAGGCGGAAATAGAAGGGCTTTTTTTATTGGATAATGAAAACCATCCATGCTATGACAAATGTGCGGAAGTCGGCATCGATATTAGCGAAGGCATGGTTGTTTTGCGTCGCGAAATTTTCGCGAATGGAAAAAGCGTGTGCCGCGTCAATGGAAAATTAGTGACAACAGCGATATTGCGCGATATCGGTTCAACGCTTGTCGATATTCACGGCCAGCATGAACACCAGGAATTGATGGATCCGTCGCGCCATCTTCCGCTGCTCGATGAATATGGGGGAGAGGAAATTGCCGCCGCGCTGGAAGAATACCGGGCTGTTTATGAGAAATATGAGCAATTGCGGAAGAAATTGAAAAAGCTGAATGAAAATGAGCAGCAAATGGCCCATCGCCTTGATTTATTAACATTTCAGCTCGATGAAATTCAAAAAGCAAATTTGCAAGTAAATGAAGATGAACAACTAATGGAAGAAAAAGTAAAAATTATGAACTTCCAAAAAATTTATGAGGCGCTTAAACATAGCTATGAGGCGTTATCCGGTGAACACCGCGGGCTTGACTGGATTGGTCTGGCCATGAGCCATTTAGAAGATGTCACCTCTATCAGCCCGGCATTGAAAGAAGCGTACGAAACGATTGCGAATAGTTATTATTTATTAGAGGATATTACGTATAAATTGAGCGATGAACTTGAACAATTAGAGTATGACCCGGCCCGCCTCGATTTTATTGAAAGCCGTCTTAGCGAAATTAATCAGTTAAAACGGAAATACGGAGCGACCATCGAAGAGATTTTGCAATATGCTGAAAAAATTGCGGAAGAAATCGATGAACTCCAACATCGCGAAACCCATATCCATGAACTGCAAAAAGAATTGAAATCGGTGACGGAAGATTTATTAATCGAAGCGAAAAACGTGACGAACGTCCGCCAAAAATACGCAAAAATGTTAATTAACCATATTCATCAAGAATTAAAAGATCTATACATGGAAAAAACGCAATTTGATATCGTATTTACGAAAAGAGAAGGAACGCTCGATGCGCCGCTGCTGGACGGCGTGCCTGTGAATTTTCATGAAGATGGCGTCGATGAGGTGGAATTTTACATTTCTACCAACGTGGGCGAACCGTTAAAACCGCTGGCGAAAATTGCTTCCGGCGGCGAATTGTCGCGCATTATGCTCGCGTTAAAAAGCATATTTTCGAAACATCAAGGCGTTACGTCCATTATTTTTGATGAAGTCGATACAGGCGTCAGCGGCCGGGTTGCGCAGGCGATTGCTGAAAAAATTTACCGCGTCTCGATTGGCTCGCAAGTGCTTTGTATTTCCCATTTGCCGCAAGTAGCGGCGATGGCGGATACGCATTTGTTTATTGCAAAGGAAACGGACGGAAATCGGACAAGAACATCAGTAAAAACATTATCGGACGAAGAAAAAGTAAAAGAAATCGGCCGAATGATTTCCGGGGTGGAAATTACAGAACTAACAAAGCAACATGCAAAAGAGCTGCTGGAGCTAGCGGCAAAAATCAAAGGATGA
- the spoIVB gene encoding SpoIVB peptidase, with product MNTEAIRKIMGIFLLVSLTMISMAKPVKEYLQIPKQIVMFEGEAMRFSSTALPVQTTVKDASKSIEIHKHAHSFSVKAKQRGEKQMVLEVAGMPVKQVDVKVLPSLKVIPGGQSIGVKLNTVGVLVVGYHLVETENGKKSPGELAGIKVGDMITGINGKKIENMDDLSPFIEEAGKIGKPLQLQVLRDQHSFTTKLVPLKDKHDHAYRIGLYIRDSAAGIGTMTFYDPVSKKYGALGHVISDMDTKKPIVVQNGQIMKSTVTSIEKGSSGNPGEKLARFSSDREVIGNITDNSPFGIFGTLSKPVDNGIFTKPIPVALSSQVKEGPAKMLTVVENDKVEPFDIEIVSTIPQKFPATKGLVIRVTDPRLLKKTGGIVQGMSGSPIIQNGKLVGAVTHVFVNDPTSGYGVHIEWMLHEAGIDIYGKSDKKAS from the coding sequence TTGAATACAGAGGCAATCCGAAAAATAATGGGGATTTTTCTCCTTGTTTCGCTGACAATGATTAGTATGGCAAAACCGGTCAAAGAGTATTTGCAAATTCCAAAACAAATCGTGATGTTTGAAGGAGAAGCGATGCGATTTTCTTCAACAGCGCTCCCAGTCCAAACGACAGTAAAAGACGCTTCTAAATCGATAGAAATTCACAAACATGCTCATTCGTTTTCTGTAAAAGCAAAGCAACGTGGAGAAAAGCAAATGGTATTGGAAGTTGCTGGAATGCCGGTGAAGCAAGTGGATGTGAAAGTGTTGCCAAGTTTAAAAGTCATTCCCGGCGGGCAATCGATTGGCGTGAAGTTAAATACGGTAGGAGTTCTTGTTGTTGGCTACCATCTGGTCGAAACAGAAAACGGAAAAAAATCGCCGGGTGAACTTGCCGGGATTAAAGTGGGAGACATGATTACCGGCATTAACGGGAAAAAAATCGAAAACATGGATGATCTTTCCCCTTTTATTGAAGAGGCAGGAAAAATAGGAAAACCGCTTCAGCTTCAAGTGCTTCGGGACCAACACTCCTTTACGACGAAATTAGTTCCGTTAAAGGATAAGCATGATCACGCTTACCGCATTGGATTATATATCCGAGATTCTGCTGCCGGCATTGGCACGATGACATTTTACGACCCGGTTTCCAAAAAATATGGAGCTTTAGGGCATGTCATTTCCGATATGGATACGAAAAAACCAATTGTTGTGCAAAACGGCCAAATCATGAAATCAACCGTAACATCCATTGAAAAAGGAAGCAGCGGCAATCCTGGCGAGAAATTAGCGCGGTTTTCAAGCGATAGAGAAGTTATCGGAAATATTACCGATAACAGTCCGTTTGGCATTTTTGGAACGCTGTCCAAACCGGTAGACAACGGAATTTTTACGAAACCGATTCCGGTTGCGTTATCGAGTCAAGTCAAGGAAGGGCCGGCAAAAATGTTGACTGTTGTGGAAAATGATAAAGTCGAGCCATTTGATATTGAAATTGTTAGTACCATTCCACAAAAATTTCCAGCCACCAAAGGTCTTGTCATTCGCGTCACTGATCCGCGTTTATTAAAAAAGACGGGCGGAATCGTTCAAGGAATGAGCGGAAGCCCGATTATTCAAAACGGGAAATTAGTCGGCGCAGTTACACATGTATTTGTCAATGATCCGACATCTGGCTATGGCGTTCATATCGAATGGATGTTGCACGAAGCAGGAATTGATATATATGGAAAATCGGATAAAAAGGCGAGCTAA